From the genome of Rosa rugosa unplaced genomic scaffold, drRosRugo1.1 SCAFFOLD_186, whole genome shotgun sequence:
tgtggatatgcaaccgaaaagtgaccaaaaactcgaacttcacacgttaatttcaaagcggagctccgctctggatatatatatatatatatatatatatatatcaaacaaTTGACACGAATGAAACAACATTGAGCTGGCTAGCTTCATTTCCCTTTCTCATATAAACAAAGTGTCATCCCCCTACATTAATCTGTATGTGGATATATATTGGTGGCAAACTTATGGGATATAAAATGCACTTTATTTGATGAACAAATTTGGAGAATAAGTGTTCAATCTTAACTCTGCATCATTATTGATCCCGTTTTCAGGTGACCTGGGACAAACTGATTGGACTAACTCCACTCTAGCCCACATCAAAAGCATAGACTACGATGTCCTCCTCTTACCGGGTGATCTATCCTATGCCAATGGACACCAACCCCTTTGGGACTCGTTTGGCCGGATTGTCGAACCCTTGGCGAGCCACCGCCCCTGGATGGTCACagagggcaaccacgaagtcgAAATCTCTCCCGTCGTTTCCCCAACCGGGTTCAAAGCCTTCAATGCCAGGTGGCAAATGCCGTACAGAGAGAGCGGATCCACCTCGAACTTGTACTACTCTTTTGAAGTCGCTGGCACCCACATCATCATGCTTGGGTCCTACGCTGAGTTTGACACCAAATCGAAGCAGTACGCGTGGCTTGTAGCCGATTTGGCAAAGATTGATAGGAAGAAAACGCCGTGGGTTGTTGTGGTATTGCATGCACCGTGGTATAATACCAACACTGCTCATCAGGGTGAAGGAGAGAGCATGAGAATAGCTATGGAGAAGTTGCTGTATAAGGCACGGGTTGATCTGGTTTATTCAGGGCACGTTCATGCCTATGAGCGATTTGTAAGTCTAATTAGAAATTTTGATTCCTCCATTGCAAACTAATTAATCTATGCTCATAATTAACTTCATGTTGTTATAATATTGCTTTAAGTTGTATCTGATTAATTTGTACATTAATTTtacaatttaattaattttttggtTTGGCTGTTTTATGCAGACTAGGGTGTACAATAATGAGGCTGACCCATGTGGTCCCGTCCATGTGACCATCGGCGACGGTGGGAACCGAGAAGGATTGGCATTAATGTAAGTAACTCTTCTCTTTGAAAATAGATTAGGCGGTTACACAAAAATGAACTAAGATTTTATGAGGAACTTCACCATGTTGAAAATTAATGTGCTTATATCTAACAAGTTAGTTTAAATTTTGGAGTTGCGTAATGTGAGTTTGAAGTTGTTTTTCTAAATAGAAAAGGGAAAATGACATAGTATTAATTAGATAATAGCACATAACAAGACAATAGACATTAGCAAAAAGACTAGTTGTACCAACAAGCAAGAAATAGCACTTCCTTCTTTGCATAAAAGTACAAGGCGCTGGCCAAGGTGTAGACTTCTATCCTTGTAGTTTTCGTCAAGCATTACTCAAAactaatgtatttttttttttttaagatgtCTTGATCAATTTGCAAGCAAAGTCTTAGTTATAGCTGATTTTATATAAATTTGTTGGTCATGGGTGCTTTAGCTCCAGATCGATTAGTGGACAATTAGAATCGGTCACCGACCTCTTCAAAGAAGTAGTGATGTTACGATTCATCTATTGGTCTGTATATATGCAGGTTCGAAGACCCCCCTTCTCCTCTGTCCTTGTACAGAGAACCGAGTTTTGGACATGGACGACTCAAGATAGTGAATGAAACACACGCCGTTTGGGGATGGCATCGCAACCAGGACTCAAACTTTGTTGTAAAAGACCAAGTCTGGCTACAAAGTTTGAGCTCCTCTAAAATATGCTCCAAATCTGCGGACCTGGAAATTTCACCGTCATCGAAGGATGAATTATAAGCACACATGAAGCCAAGTAATATTCTTAGTTCTACGTACATCGCGTTGTTTCTAGCAAAGATTGATGGAAGACTACAATGTTTCCGACTAAAAGAGCATATAAAAGCTTTTGTAAGTTAAGCGAGAATACATAACATTCACCCTCAAAGAGCCGGGGAAACATGGTGGAGGAAACTGAAAGGATATCTGAAAGTTCTCAGTGAACTTCTTATTTGTTGCGTATCATTACTGTACGTGCTGGATTGCTGGAATAAATTATAACAAATACTTAAATAAACCGATATTGTCACTTTTAACGTACGTAATCGGTTGGATGGAGTCATTATGCTAATACTGCTGTAATTGAAAATGTAGGATAGTGATCAGTGGGAACGATCAGAACTCTTAAATTTTACTTTAGGAACAATTTGGATCAGAGGATATAGAAAATAAATATCTGAAAGTATGTTCCATTCACTACTTTGCATTGTAAATAAAGAGCTTA
Proteins encoded in this window:
- the LOC133724167 gene encoding purple acid phosphatase 22-like encodes the protein MVTEGNHEVEISPVVSPTGFKAFNARWQMPYRESGSTSNLYYSFEVAGTHIIMLGSYAEFDTKSKQYAWLVADLAKIDRKKTPWVVVVLHAPWYNTNTAHQGEGESMRIAMEKLLYKARVDLVYSGHVHAYERFTRVYNNEADPCGPVHVTIGDGGNREGLALMFEDPPSPLSLYREPSFGHGRLKIVNETHAVWGWHRNQDSNFVVKDQVWLQSLSSSKICSKSADLEISPSSKDEL